In the Brassica napus cultivar Da-Ae chromosome A7, Da-Ae, whole genome shotgun sequence genome, one interval contains:
- the LOC106356917 gene encoding VQ motif-containing protein 10 yields the protein MSERGKVKPEPMKVVFINTQYVETDTRSFKTVVQELTGKDAIVAPGPFESPSTSDVRCYGGGSKIVEDSRRSNGGGGEVGTTTEFDRFFKEMPPMEELYKLWSDN from the coding sequence ATGTCTGAAAGAGGGAAAGTGAAACCGGAGCCAATGAAAGTTGTGTTCATTAACACACAATACGTTGAAACAGATACACGTAGCTTCAAGACTGTTGTTCAAGAACTCACCGGTAAGGATGCCATCGTAGCCCCCGGTCCTTTCGAGTCTCCATCCACTTCCGACGTCCGTTGTTACGGTGGAGGTAGTAAAATAGTCGAAGATTCCAGACGGAGCAATGGCGGTGGAGGAGAAGTGGGGACGACGACTGAGTTTGATAGATTTTTCAAGGAGATGCCTCCAATGGAGGAGTTGTATAAACTATGGTCAGATAATTGA
- the LOC106353438 gene encoding glutathione S-transferase U19, protein MAKEVILLDFWPSMYGMRTRIALREKGVDFEYRDENLREKSPLLLQMNPVHKKIPVLIHNGKPVCESAIQVQYIDEVWPHKNPILPSDPYQRAQARFWVDFIDKKMYEAQRKVYATKGEEQETGKKEFIEILKTLETELGDKPYFGGDDFGYVDIGLIGFYTWFPGYEKFGNFSIEAECPKLIAWAKRCMQRESVAKSLPDPEKVVEFMAMLRKKFGVE, encoded by the exons ATGGCGAAGGAAGTGATCCTTCTTGATTTCTGGCCTAGCATGTACGGCATGAGGACAAGAATCGCGCTGAGGGAGAAAGGTGTCGACTTCGAGTACAGGGACGAGAATCTGAGGGAGAAGAGCCCTCTGCTCCTCCAGATGAACCCGGTTCACAAGAAGATTCCGGTTCTGATCCATAACGGTAAACCGGTTTGCGAATCAGCCATTCAGGTTCAGTACATCGACGAGGTGTGGCCTCACAAGAACCCTATCCTCCCTTCTGATCCTTACCAGAGAGCTCAGGCTAGGTTCTGGGTTGATTTCATCGACAAGAAG ATGTACGAGGCACAGAGGAAGGTGTATGCGACCAAGGGTGAGGAACAAGAGACAGGCAAGAAGGAGTTTATTGAGATTCTCAAGACTCTTGAAACCGAGCTTGGAGACAAGCCTTACTTTGGTGGGGATGACTTTGGCTATGTGGATATTGGACTTATTGGATTCTACACATGGTTCCCTGGGTATGAGAAGTTTGGTAACTTCAGCATCGAAGCAGAGTGTCCGAAACTGATTGCATGGGCTAAGAGGTGTATGCAGAGGGAGAGTGTGGCCAAGTCCTTACCTGATCCTGAGAAGGTTGTTGAGTTCATGGCTATGCTCAGGAAGAAATTTGGGGTTGAGTAG
- the LOC106353439 gene encoding glutathione S-transferase U20, with amino-acid sequence MANSTILLDYWPSMFCMRARVALREKGVVFEAREEDLTNKSPLLLQSNPIHKKVPVLIHNGKPICESLNVVQYVDEAWSDKNPFFPSDPYGKAQARFWADFVDKKFSDAQFKIWGKKGEEQAAGVKEFIEAVKILEAELGDKPYFGGDSFGYVDIALITFYSWFGAYEKFGNFSIEAESPKLIAWAKRCMEKESVSKSLPDQEKIVAYAAEFRKNNL; translated from the exons ATGGCGAACTCCACCATTCTTCTTGATTACTGGCCAAGCATGTTCTGTATGAGGGCTAGAGTCGCGCTGAGAGAGAAAGGTGTTGTGTTCGAGGCCAGAGAAGAGGATCTCACGAACAAGAGCCCTTTGCTCCTCCAGAGTAATCCGATTCACAAGAAGGTCCCGGTTCTGATCCACAACGGTAAACCGATTTGCGAGTCTCTCAATGTTGTCCAGTATGTGGACGAGGCTTGGTCTGACAAGAACCCATTCTTCCCCTCTGATCCTTACGGGAAAGCTCAGGCTAGGTTTTGGGCTGATTTCGTGGACAAGAAG TTTAGTGATGCCCAGTTCAAGATATGGGGAAAGAAAGGTGAGGAACAAGCAGCAGGGGTGAAGGAGTTTATTGAGGCAGTGAAGATTCTTGAAGCTGAGCTTGGAGACAAACCTTACTTTGGTGGAGATAGCTTTGGATATGTAGACATTGCACTTATTACATTCTACAGTTGGTTCGGAGCATACGAGAAGTTTGGTAACTTCAGCATCGAGGCAGAgagtccaaaactgattgcttggGCTAAGAGGTGTATGGAGAAAGAGAGTGTGTCTAAGTCTCTCCCTGACCAAGAGAAAATTGTTGCGTACGCCGCTGAGTTTAGGAAGAATAATCTCTGA
- the LOC106356918 gene encoding glutathione S-transferase U22 has translation MADEVILLDFWPSPFGVRARIALREKGVEFEYREENLREKSPLLLQMNPVHKKIPVLIHNGKPVCESMNVVQYIDEVWSDKNPLLPSDPYQRAQARFWVDFIDTKVYEPADKIWSTKGEVQEKAKKEYIEALKILESELGNKPYFGGDNFGFVDIAMTGYYMWFEASEKCGNFSIEPECPTLMASAKRCLQRDSVVNSVPDPEKIVEFAFKIRKIYCV, from the exons ATGGCTGATGAGGTGATCCTTCTAGATTTCTGGCCAAGCCCATTCGGTGTAAGAGCAAGGATCGCACTGAGAGAGAAAGGAGTCGAGTTTGAGTACAGAGAAGAGAATCTGAGGGAAAAGAGCCCTTTGCTTCTCCAAATGAATCCGGTTCACAAGAAGATTCCGGTTCTGATCCACAACGGTAAACCAGTCTGTGAATCCATGAACGTAGTCCAGTACATCGACGAGGTCTGGTCAGACAAGAACCCTCTCCTCCCTTCTGATCCTTACCAAAGAGCTCAAGCCAGATTCTGGGTCGATTTCATCGATACCAAG GTTTACGAACCAGCGGATAAGATATGGTCAACAAAAGGCGAGGTACAAGAGAAGGCCAAGAAAGAGTATATTGAAGCACTCAAGATTCTTGAGTCTGAGCTTGGAAACAAACCCTACTTCGGAGGAGATAACTTTGGGTTCGTAGACATTGCCATGACTGGTTATTACATGTGGTTCGAAGCATCTGAGAAATGCGGTAACTTCAGCATCGAACCAGAGTGTCCAACACTTATGGCTTCAGCTAAGAGGTGTTTGCAAAGAGACAGCGTGGTTAACTCTGTCCCTGACCCTGAGAAGATCGTTGAGTTCGCCTTTAAGATTCGCAAGATATATTGTGTCTAa
- the LOC106356919 gene encoding glutathione S-transferase U23, with protein MAEEVILLDYWSSMFGMRTRIALEEKGVKYRYREEDLSNKSPLLLEMNPIHKKIPVLIHKGKPICESIIQVQYIDEVWPDTNPILPSDPYHRAQARFWSDYIDKKTAGPCKALQRETGEKQEAAKMEFMEVLKNLDSELGDKSFFGGNVFGLVDIAFIGFYSWFRTYEMVANLSIVAEFPKLIAWAERCLKRESVAKVLPDSDKVLKSVSDYRKNILGIN; from the exons ATGGCAGAAGAGGTGATTCTTTTGGATTACTGGTCGAGCATGTTTGGGATGAGGACAAGGATTGCTCTAGAGGAGAAAGGAGTGAAGTATAGATACAGAGAAGAAGATCTGAGTAACAAGAGCCCCTTGCTTCTTGAAATGAACCCTATTCACAAGAAGATTCCTGTTTTGATACACAAAGGCAAACCGATCTGCGAATCCATCATCCAGGTTCAGTACATCGACGAAGTCTGGCCTGACACAAACCCTATTCTCCCTTCTGATCCTTACCACAGAGCTCAGGCCAGATTCTGGTCAGATTACATTGACAAGAAG ACGGCCGGACCGTGCAAGGCTTTACAGAGAGAAACAGGGGAGAAACAAGAGGCAGCAAAGATGGAGTTCATGGAAGTACTCAAGAACCTTGACTCCGAGCTCGGAGACAAATCTTTCTTTGGAGGAAACGTGTTTGGGCTAGTGGACATTGCCTTTATCGGATTCTATAGTTGGTTTCGTACGTACGAGATGGTAGCAAACTTGAGCATCGTAGCAGAGTTTCCTAAGCTAATTGCTTGGGCAGAGAGGTGTTTAAAAAGAGAGAGTGTGGCTAAGGTCTTGCCCGACTCGGATAAGGTGCTTAAGTCAGTCTCTGACTATCGGAAGAATATTTTAGGAATCAACTAG
- the LOC106353440 gene encoding 14-3-3-like protein GF14 omega (The RefSeq protein has 1 substitution compared to this genomic sequence), producing MAVSAREEFVYMAKLAEQAERYEEMVEFMEKVSAAVDGDELTVEERNLLSVAYKNVIGARRASWRIISSIEQKEESRGNDDHVTAIRDYRSKIETELSGICDGILKLLDSRLVPAAASGDSKVFYLKMKGDYHRYLAEFKTGQERKDAAENTLSAYKAAQDIANAELAPTHPIRLGLALNFSVFYYEILNSPDRACSLAKQAFDDAIAELDTLGEGSYKDSTLIMQLLRDNLTLWTSDMQDDAADEIKEASAPKPTEEQQ from the exons atggcGGTTTCTGCGCGTGAGGAGTTCGTGTACATGGCCAAGCTCGCCGAGCAAGCGGAGAGGTACGAGGAAATGGTAGAGTTCATGGAGAAAGTCTCCGCCGCCGTCGACGGCGATGAACTCACCGTCGAGGAGCGTAACCTCCTCTCCGTCGCTTACAAAAACGTGATCGGCGCCCGCCGTGCCTCGTGGCGCATCATTTCGTCGATCGAGCAGAAGGAAGAGAGCCGCGGCAACGACGACCACGTCACGGCGATCCGCGATTACAGATCTAAGATCGAGACGGAGCTCTCTGGAATCTGCGACGGGATCCTTAAGCTCCTCGATTCGAGGCTCGTCCCCGCCGCTGCTTCCGGCGATTCCAAGGTGTTTTACCTCAAGATGAAAGGTGATTACCACAGGTACTTGGCTGAGTTTAAGACTGGTCAGGAGAGGAAAGACGCCGCCGAGAACACTCTCTCCGCTTACAAAGCCGCTCAG GATATTGCGAATGCAGAGCTAGCACCAACTCACCCAATCCGTCTAGGTCTGGCATTGAACTTCTCTGTGTTCTACTACGAGATCCTTAACTCTCCTGATCGTGCCTGCAGCCTCGCCAAACAG GCCTTTGATGACGCGATAGCCGAGTTGGACACTCTAGGTGAAGAGTCGTACAAAGACAGCACCTTGATCATGCAGCTTCTCCGTGACAACCTCACTCTCTGGACATCCGACATGCAG GATGATGCTGCGGATGAGATCAAGGAAGCATCAGCTCCAAAACCAACAGAGGAACAGCAGTAA
- the LOC106353441 gene encoding serine/threonine-protein kinase SRK2C produces the protein MERYDIVKDIGSGNFGVAKLVRDKVSKELFAIKFIERGHKIDEHVQREIMNHRSLNHPNIIRFKEVLLTATHLAIVMEYAAGGELFERICSAGRFGEDEARFFFQQLISGVSYCHSLQICHRDLKLENTLLDGSTAPRVKICDFGYSKSGVLHSQPKTTVGTPAYIAPEVLSKREYDGKIADVWSCGVTLYVMLVGAYPFEDPSDPKDFRKTIGRILRSQYSIPDYVRVSDLCKHLLSRIFVANPEKRITMEEIKNHSWFLKNLPVDMSEGSSRSNNPSQSEEEIVWIIEEARKAITGASGLSGAGGSGDSGSGAMGSSMDLDDLDVDYDDDIDTGDFVCTL, from the exons ATGGAGAGGTATGATATAGTGAAGGATATTGGGTCTGGTAATTTCGGAGTGGCTAAGCTTGTTCGTGACAAAGTTTCTAAAGAGCTTTTCGCTATTAAGTTCATCGAGAGAGGCCATAAG ATTGATGAACATGTTCAAAGAGAAATCATGAACCATAGGTCACTCAACCATCCCAACATAATAAGATTCAAGGAG GTTCTGTTGACGGCAACACATTTGGCTATAGTAATGGAATATGCCGCCGGAGGAGAACTCTTTGAAAGAATCTGTAGTGCCGGTAGATTTGGCGAAGATGAG GCAAGGTTTTTCTTCCAGCAGCTAATCTCAGGAGTTAGTTACTGTCATAGTCTT CAAATTTGCCATAGAGATCTAAAGCTAGAGAACACGCTATTAGATGGAAGTACAGCACCACGTGTAAAGATATGTGATTTTGGATACTCAAAGTCAGGAGTTCTTCATTCTCAACCAAAGACAACAGTGGGAACACCTGCTTACATTGCACCTGAAGTCCTTTCCAAAAGAGAGTATGATGGCAAGATCGCTGATGTTTGGTCTTGTGGAGTCACTTTGTATGTCATGCTCGTTGGTGCTTACCCTTTTGAAGATCCTTCTGATCCTAAAGATTTCAGGAAGACCATCGGTCGGATCCTGAGGTCGCAGTATTCTATACCTGACTATGTCCGAGTTTCTGATTTATGCAAACATCTTCTCTCTCGAATATTCGTGGCCAACCCTGAAAag AGAATAACTATGGAGGAGATCAAGAATCATTCTTGGTTTCTCAAAAATTTGCCGGTTGATATGTCAGAAGGATCATCGAGAAGTAATAACCCATCTCAATCAGAGGAAGAGATAGTGTGGATCATTGAGGAAGCTCGTAAAGCGATCACTGGAGCTTCTGGACTCTCCGGTGCTGGTGGCTCTGGTGATAGCGGTAGTGGTGCTATGGGAAGTAGCATGGATCTTGATGATTTGGATGTTGATTATGACGATGATATCGACACTGGTGATTTCGTTTGCACTTTGTGA
- the LOC106353442 gene encoding RNA-binding protein 24 has product MYQTSYYRSPFGDTTFTKVFVGGLAWETPAAEMRRYFDQFGEILEAVIITDKNTGKSKGYGFVTFQEADSATRAVAAPNPVIDGRKANCNIASFGRPRPSPPRGRGQTGSPSPYQSGGPSAYTGMAAPLPPASAAHQLMYPSYGYTYNPDQFRYHQAMYNTQLQQAQYYQQQQQLYGGGATSPSAATIMPSPYYYGYSLQASRVPYQHHHPHLPQPYNPQQQQQHQRFTSPPLLVYPSSSPFSSPLQGLLSSSEESEAPQQVSAKVEATTAPESTSSKEPTSS; this is encoded by the exons atgtatcaAACGAGCTATTACCGATCACCGTTCGGAGACACGACTTTCACCAAAGTGTTCGTTGGAGGATTAGCATGGGAAACTCCCGCCGCAGAAATGCGTCGTTACTTTGATCAGTTCGGAGAGATTCTTGAAGCCGTCATCATCACAGATAAGAACACCGGCAAATCTAAAGGCTACGGTTTC GTGACGTTCCAGGAGGCTGATTCTGCGACCAGAGCCGTGGCAGCTCCTAATCCTGTGATCGACGGGAGAAAAGCCAATTGTAATATTGCTTCTTTTGGACGGCCCCGACCATCTCCACCTAGAG GCCGAGGACAAACAGGAAGTCCGAGTCCGTACCAAAGTGGAGGACCATCAGCCTATACGGGGATGGCTGCACCGCTGCCACCGGCTTCAGCTGCCCACCAGCTCATGTATCCTTCCTATGG GTACACCTATAACCCTGATCAATTTCGGTACCACCAA GCAATGTACAACACACAGTTGCAACAAGCACAGTACTATCAACAGCAGCAACAACTATATGGAGGAGGAGCAACATCACCATCAGCAGCAACAATAATGCCTTCTCCTTACTATTACGGCTATTCTCTTCAAGCTTCTAGAGTGCCATACCAACAccatcatcctcatcttcctcaACCGTATAAccctcaacaacaacaacagcatcAACGGTTTACTTCTCCTCCTTTACTCGTTTACCCATCCAGTTCACCTTTTTCATCTCCTCTCCAAGGATTACTCTCTTCTTCCGAAG AATCTGAAGCACCCCAACAAGTGTCAGCAAAAGTTGAAGCAACAACTGCACCTGAAAGTACATCCAGCAAAGAACCAACTTCTTCTTGA